The nucleotide window ATGGCACTCCCCGAACCCCTGACACCCCCTGTCACCCCCCATGGCAACCCTGGACTCCCCCTAACCCCTGTCCCCACCATGACACCACTGACCTCCCTAGCCCCCTGCACCCCCATACCCCTGCCGACAGCCTGCCACCTCTCACCTCATGGCCCCCCATTATGGCTGTGACCGACCCCCTCACTCCCCATATGATCCCCCTGCCCCCCCTCTTTGTCCCCCAGGTGGGAGCATGCCCAGGGTCCCCTTCCACTTCAGAGGACTCCTCCTGGCCACCACAACCCTGGCAGTGGTGGACAAAATCCTCTGAGCCACGAGGCCACCAAGGTCACTGAATTCACTGTGGTCACTGTGGTCACTGTGGCAGCTCTGGCCACCATGTTCACCAAGACTCGCTGAGCCACACGGCTTCCACAGCTACTGAGGCCACTATGCCCACCAAGGCCATTGTGCAAAGACATTCTATTAAATAATTCTATCCAAATAATTCCATTAAATAATTCTCATAAAGCTGGTGAAAAGAGACAATTCTTCAGCGGGGCTCGATGGCACTCCCCACACCAACTCTTGTGGGAATGTCTCTTTCACTCAAACTTGAGGAGGATCCTTGGAGAGCATCCCCTTCCCAAAGGAGGAACCTCACACGCATTTCATTCCAAGCAGGAACAGGGGAGAGGAATCTCTGCCTGAGAGGGGACTGGGCATTCCCAGGGCAAGATGATGGACAGCCAGGCCCAGCTCTGGTGCTTCATCCTAAGATGTCAATTCGGGGTTGGTGATTTGGGCTGGTTTTTGCCCAATTCAGCACCAAAATCAGCACAAGACCCCTCTCAATGCAGCCCCAATAGCCACAAATGGGGCACTCTCGCTTGGGCACATTCCAGTCAGAGCATCCTGCCACATCTTGCAGATCAGGGGGATCTTAAAGGCTGGAAATTTGGAGGTTCAAGAGGGCAAGGGCAGTTCCTGCCCCTGGGGAGGGACAGTTCCCAATGCCAGTCCAGGCTCGGGAGActggctggagcatctctggaGAAGAACCTGGGGTTGGTAAAGGGTGACCAGTGGAGCTGGCCATGTTGCCCGGGGCCAGGAGGGATCCAGGGGGAACTGGgaagagcagggccaggaggtcAGAGAGCGGTCGTGCCCCTCtggcctgcccagggaggcacACTGGGAGTGTTGTGTCCAGCTCTGTCCAGTGCCATGTCCAGCTCTGTCCAGGGCCATGTCCACTTCCGGGCAGCTCTGGACGCAGTCCTGGTCTCAGGGATGGCgctgcctgagctgggaggtTGGGCCAGGTGCCCACTCTGGgtccttccagcctgacccattctgggatttggggattctggCAGTTGTGCTTCGGGAATTGTCCACCGGAGGGCAGCAGCGAGCGCGGGCCATCAGCGCTCCGGCTGCAGTTCCGGGTGCCGACAGCAGGCGGCAGCACGAGCTGGTGGCGCTGCCgagcgcccgccccgccccatcccggccccgggggctctgcaatggtttgggatggagcgACCTTAAAGCCCGTccggtgccagccctgccctgggcagggacatcttccccTGGCCcgggctgctccaggccctgcccagcctggcctggaacccTTCCATGcgtggggcagccacagctttgttATAGATGGGTAATGTGATGAttggctctcacaattaagTGAGGAATATTGTGTGCATGCTAAGAGAAGTTTTAGTgatttattgttgttgtttgttgtttggaCACCCTCTGTTCTTCCCATTGCCCTCTTTCCCCCCGTCTGTATTGTTGCCATTGGACAGTTTTGGTTGTCCAGGTTGTCAGGGACATGTGGAGGGCGGGCGTGTACCTGTGCCCCTTGCGTGGGGCAGTTGGGAAAGGGCAAACCCTGTTGCTGTTCCCCTCCAGTCAGACTGCAGGAAGGTCTTCACCACTGGACAGCAAGGAAGAGTCAACTGGCAGACTTTGGGAGGGGCAAGGCATTTatgaggaatttttttaatatgtatgactgcttataaatatgtatttggcTGATGCAACACCAGGGGTATAAAAGATGGAGCCACCATTTTGTAGCTTAGACTCTGGCTGCAACTAAACATGCCGCTTAGGATTCAAGTGGAAGAACATTTTTGCTATCAAACCTTTGAGTAAAAAAATCCTCCTTGCCAGAGGTTTACTTgcacagaggagaaaggagagccCTGTGATTTTATTCGTGAACAAAGGGAGCGGCCATAGGGAATTTCCCCATGGGGTGTCTCAAATTGCTGGACAATGCAACCTCCTTTTCATCCCAATTTCCCGGCCGTATCTCCCACTCcctttccccattggctgagcTGCCTGGAACGTGCGGACTTCCCAACCCACCGACTGCACGTCCCCCTTGCTGTGCACCCTGCCCTTCTATAACACAGACCTATGGCCATTAAAATGGGCTTTAACTCCATCCTGGGCATGGAAAATAATATTCATAAGCCTGTTAAGTCCCGTTCTTCTTAAAGTTCAGGAATCTGGCAGGACCTTGGCTCAACATCAGTCCGTCTCCATGAGGaacattttctgaaactgaTAATTTCCCCGGTCACTTCCTTATCCAGAAGTCCCAAGCCCTATCCATCACCAGAGTCACACAATTTGTTTGCAAAGacactttcctctttttcctttcaaggCTGAATTAATTGTGGTGTGGAAATagagtttggttttgtttatgtCTTGAATATGTGGGAATTCACAAGATTTGGGCAAGAATGCAAATAAATGAATCTCCAAAGCAGTCAGGGAAAAGTTGGGGGGTGGGGAGTAggtaggattttctttttctcttctcttcctcttctctttcccctttttttcccccagggaaaatggcagtggtggccttggtAGCCTTGGTTGATTCTTTTCTCTGGGGGTCATGGTGGCCTTAGTGATCGTGGAGGCCACGGTGACCTTTGTTGCCTCATGGCTCAGATGATCCTGGTGGCCACTGCCAGGGCTGTAGTGGCCAGGAGGAGCCCTCTGAGGTGGGAGGGGGTGCTGGGGATGCTCCcacctggggggaaaaagaggggaaTGGAGGTGAGGGGGTTGAGATGGGGGGGTCAGAGAGGGGTCAGGGATTACAGGGGTACAGAGAGGACCATGAGTGGGGTTCAGGTGGGATGGATGACCATGGGGGTGAGGATCAGGGGGGTCAGGAGGGCCAAGGGGGGTGTCAGGAGTTCGGAGGTGGCCATAACACGGGGTGAGATGAGATGGGGGCCATGggtggcaggagggttggaggTGACTGGTGGCCGGGGTGAAGGAGGGAGACTGGTGGACAGGGGGGCCATGGGGGCTTTAGGGATGATGGGGTGTCAGGGGGGTCATGGTGGGCTTTAGGGCTGACAGTGGTCAGGGGGTGCCCTGAGGGGTGTCAGGGGGGTGCGAGAGGTTCGGGGGGGTCAGGATGGTCTCAGTCCACCCACACTGAGCAGACAGAGCCGgtccccacagagctgctctacAGAGGGGAGGGACAGAGTCAGCACAGGAGGGTTCCCATCTCTGtccctttccccatccctgtccctgacctcccctggcagggacgtccctgtgccctcccagcTGTTGGgagttcccatccctgtgccttGTCATGGgtttctctgtccctgtcccacatcACCTGTGGGTGTCACTGTCCCCCGTGCCTAATCATGGGTGTCCCCATGCCCACagtgggtgtccctgtcctccAGGTTATCCCCATGATGTCACCTCGCAGCCACTCGCAGCTGTATCTGCTGAAGGTCCCGCTGGAGCGCAGCTGGATCAACGCCCTGTCCCCTTCCTGGGTGACACTGGTGACCTCAAAGGTCTCGAAGGGCGGgatcagcacctcctcctcacTAGGATTGGAGGAGAACTCCCGGATGTCCACGCCCTGACACGTCTGCACCTGGAACGTCGTGTCTGTCCCAAATTGCTGAGCGATCTGTTTGCGCGGCGACGTCGACGTGAATCGACCGAAGCGGACGGTGTCGCCGCGCCGCGCCTCGAACCGGACCCCGCGCACGCCCCCGGTACACGTAGTGACACCGCGGTCCCCGAGCGTCCCTCAGCGTCGCCAGGGCGTCGGTCAGCAGGAAATGCAGCGTTTTGAAGTGGAAGTTGTCCCGGTATTCCCGCCGGGAGCGCCCGGCCACGCGCACGGCGTCGTTGAACTCCTTGTGAATGTCCTTCATGGTGTAGGTCATGAGGGCGATGgcctgctctggggacagaggggtcaCCGGGGGCCCCCGCCTCCACCACTTGGCCGCGGCCTTCACCCAGACCCAGGCGAACCGAGGGTTCTGCTGGAACTCAACGCGGTTGAGGGCCGGCAACAACTCGGTCATGGCGCGTCGGCAGCCGGGGGTACTGGTCATCGAAGGAGTCCCGGGCCATGTCCAGGGGCACCACCTTGATGGCTGCGGTGGCCACGGTCatggccagcagtgccagggtcCAAACCAGGGATCCAGAGAGGGGAGAGGCCACGGGGAGCAGCGTgagacactggggggacacacTGGCAAACTGAGGGGACACTGTGGGACACGGGGAACACTGAGGAACACGGCAGAGCACTGATGGGACACTGAGAGAATGctgaggggacatgggggaacACGGAAGGACATGGGGGAACACTGAGGGACATAGGGGGACACTGAGGAACACGGCAGAGCACTGATGGGACACTGAGAGAATGctgaggggacatgggggaacACGGAAGGACATGGGGGAACACtgagggacatggggggacactgagggacatggggggacaccGTGGGACACAGAGAAGATCTGTCCAtcaggggctggggaaggagggtgCGGTcagcctggggaggagggggggcaGGCTTGGCCAGGAGACCCCTGTACACATCCTGGGAccctgatcccaaatcctggggtGACTCCTGGATGCCCCGGTGCCCTCCAGTCCCCCCAGGGACCGCAATCCCACTCCCACAGCTTTGTGTCATTCCCCTGGCATCTACTCAGCCCCCTCAGGACCTCAACCTAAATCTGAGGTCACTCCCTGACCCCCCAGTGTCCCTCTCAGCCCACCCCCAGACCCCAATCCCACTCCCAGCCTGGTCTCCCTTTTGGGGTTGTTGGAAATGATACACCCCAGGACCCCAACCCAAATGCAGGGATCACCCCTTGCCCCCTGCAGTGtcccccagctctcccatggCCCCAGTcacactcccagctcccccctgctgccccccagAGCCCAGTGAACCCCAGTCCCATGTCCCCCACTGTACCCCAGGTTGCCCCAGGACACCAATCCCACGTCACATTCTCCCGCAGGGTCCccccccagttcctcccagGGCCCCAATCCCGATGTCATGGTGGCATTGGGATTGTCCCCCCACAGGTGTCCCCCTGgaacccccccagcccctgatACCGAAATCGGCCGGAGTGAACTCCCTGATGGAACTGGAGGAATCAGAAAACCGGAATTCTTGATCAGCTTGGGCTCACAGCAGATCTCTCCTGGTCCTGCATGACAGGGGGGACTTTGCCACACAGAATCTATCCATCCTGATTATACATATTCATTAAAATGGGCTTCCTAGCTAATACAAAACCACCACTTTTCCCGTAAATAATCAGCATAGCTCTGCCTcttttaggaaataatttttattgtccTGGAGAGTGATAAAAATGGGGTTTCTGGGGGTCATTTTAACTGAGCGTTCCAATAGATCAGATGACCTTGCCTTAAACTTTCACTTTGGCCAGGCGCTGCTCCTTTTGCGTTAAAGACCTTGTCAAAATCCCCACTGGAGTTCCCCTTTATCTCTTTCTCCACTGCTTTGAGCCACGTTTATTGTCCTGTGTAAATACTTCTAcatccttttattatttttgcctGTCAGACTTTAAGCACTACCCAGCACCTTCAGCATGTGGGGAAAAGCCTCACCACGAAAAGCCAAGTGTTCACAAAGTGGTCTTGCAACTTGATTTGGATAAAGGGACAGAGTTTCCACAGCCACCGTGGGGTTTCTCTCACGAGGTTTCGGAGGGCGCAGCCTCCTTTTATCCCAATCTCCTGGCCGCACGCtgctctcttcctttccccactgGCTGAGGTAGCGGGAAGGTGCTGCCTTCCCAAACCACCTACCCCACATCCCCTGTGAAACCGTCATTTCCCCCCAAAGTTCAGAAATTCGGGCTGTCCGGGTTATGGAATAGACTTTGTGGGGACCCATTTCCCACATTACCCTTATATTCTGGAGTTCAAATGTTCTCATCAAGCCACCAGGGTTCTGTGACAAACTTCACGTCCGTAGAGCCATCCATCCCCATTTTGAAGACACTGACAGCCATTTCTCCTGAAAAACAACCTAAACCACTGGGTAGTTTTTCAAAGACATCACAACTCATCCTTCctaaaaaatccttccctgtgacaGCGgtgatgccctggcacaggttgcccagagaaagctgtgtctgccccatccctggccgTGTCCAAggcccagctgggcagggcctggagcagcccgGGCCAggggaagatgtccctgcccagggcagggctggcaccggACGGGCTTTAAGGTcgctccatcccaaaccattgcagagcccccggggccgggatggggcggggcgggcgctcGGCAGCGCCACCAGCTCGTGCTGCCGCCTGCTGTCGGCACCCGGAACTGCAGCCGGAGCGCCGATCGCCCGCGCTCGCTGCTGCCCTCCGGTGGACAATTCCCGAAGCACAACTGccagaatccccaaatcccagatcgggtcaggctggaaggacCCAGAGTGGGCACCTGGCCCAacctcccagctcaggcagcGCCATCCCTGAGACCAGCACTGCGTCCAGAgcagcccagaactggacatggcactggACAGAGCTGGACATGGCCCTGGACAGAGCTGGACATGGCCCTGGACAGAACTGGACCTGGCCCTGGACagaactggacatggcactggACAGAAGTGGACATGGCCCTAGACagaactggacatggcactggACAGAGCTGGACATGGCCCTGGACAGAGCTGGACATGGCCCTGGACagaactggacatggcactggACAGAACTGGACATGGCCCTGGACAGAGCTGGACATGGCACTGGACAGAACTGGACATGGCCCTGGACagaactggacatggcactggACAGAACTGGACATGGCCCTGGACAGAGCTGGACATGGCACTGGACAGAGATGGACACGGCACTGGACAGAGCTGGACACAACACTCCCAGTgtgcctccctgggcaggccaGAGGGGCACGATCACTCCCTgacctcctggccctgctcttcCCAATGCCCCCTGGATCCCTCCGGGCCCCAGGCCACACGGCCAGCTCCACTGGTCACCCTTTACCAACCCCAGGTGcttctccagggctgctccagcaggtccccCCAGCCTGGAAGGGCATGGCACTGGTGCTGAATTGGGCTAAAACCAGCCCAAATCACCAACTCCAAATTGACAACTGAGGATGAAGCACCAGAGCTGGGCCTGGCCGTCCATCATCTGACCCTGGGAATGTCCAGTCCCCTTTCAGACAGAGGTTCCTCTCCCCTATTCCTGCTTGAAATGAAATGTGTGTAAGTTTCCTCTCTTGGGAAGGGGATGCTCTCCAAGGATCCTCCACAAGTTAAGAGAAAGAGATGTTCCCACGAGTGATGGTGTGGAGAGTGACATGGGGCCCTGGTTAAGAACTGTCACTTTTTGCTGGCTTTGTCAGAATTATGTAATGGAATTGTTTTGATAGAATTATTTAATGGAGTTGTTTTGATAGAATAATTTAATAGACTTGATTTGACAGAATAATTTAATAGAATTGCTTTGCACAATGGCCTTGTTGGCCACAGCACCTCACGGTTGCTCAGATTGAAGGAAAATGCCTGGATGTCCACGCCGTGGCACGTGTGAACCTCGAATATCGTGTCTGTTCCGTATTGCGGGGTCATCTCTTTGCGCAGCAACATCGATGTGCATTGACCGAACACACCGTGTCTGGAACCGGACGTCACGCACGCCCCGGAACACGTGGTGACACATCGTTTTCTGAGCGTGCCTCAGTGCCACCAGGGCCTTGGTCAGCAGGAAATGCAGCGTTTTGAAGTGGAAGTTGTTCCGGTATTCCTGGCGGGAGCGCCCGGCCGCGCGCACGGCCACGTTGAACTCCTTGTAAATGTCCGTCGTCGTGTAGGCCATGAGAGCGATGGCGTGCCGTGGGGACaccagaggggacacaggagagCCCCGCTTGTGCCACTCAGCCTCGGCCTTTGCCCAGACCTGGGCAAACAGAAGGTTCTGGCGGAACTCAAAGCAGTTGAGGGCTGGCAGTGCCGCGGTCGTGGCATGTCTGCAGCCCCCGTACTGGTCATCGAAGGAGTCCCGGGCCATGCCCAGGGGCACCACCTTGATGGCCACAGTGGCCACAGTCattgccagcagtgccagggtgtGAGACAGAGGGGCCATGGCAGAGAGGGGCCACCACGAGCACtgtgggacactgaggggacaaaGGGGGACCCACTGAAGGGACACTGAGGACACATGAGCTTACATGGGAAGGGTTCCTCCATGAGGGGATCAGCACGGCCCCCGAGCTCCAACCATAAGAACTTTAGAACAGTAGCCATTTATTCTCATCTCCTAGGAGGCCTTGGGCATGATCCTTTTGTTCTCCTATGCAGTGAGTCTCTTTGTCAGTGACATGATTGCATTTGGTAAGTTTTTGTTGATTGTGATCTGTACTCCATGTATTTTACCCTATATTTAGCACATGACCAGTAGCAGTCTTAATAAGATAATAGCCTTGC belongs to Vidua macroura isolate BioBank_ID:100142 chromosome 1, ASM2450914v1, whole genome shotgun sequence and includes:
- the LOC128810916 gene encoding LOW QUALITY PROTEIN: NAD(P)(+)--arginine ADP-ribosyltransferase 2-like (The sequence of the model RefSeq protein was modified relative to this genomic sequence to represent the inferred CDS: deleted 2 bases in 2 codons), which codes for MTVSQGMWVSPQFASVSPQCLTLLPVASPLSGSLVWTLALLAMTVATAAIKVVPLDMARDSFDDQYPGCRRAMTELLPALNRVEFQQNPRFAWVWVKAAAKWWRRGPPVTPLSPEQAIALMTYTMKDIHKEFNDAVRVAGRSRREYRDNFHFKTLHFLLTDALATLRDARGPRCHYVYRGVRGVRFEARRGDTVRFGRFTSTSPRKQIAQQFGTDTTFQVQTCQGVDIREFSSNPSEEEVLIPPFETFEVTSVTQEGDRALIQLRSSGTFSRYSCEWLRGGSIPSTPSHLRGLLLATTALAVATRII
- the LOC128810982 gene encoding LOW QUALITY PROTEIN: NAD(P)(+)--arginine ADP-ribosyltransferase 2-like (The sequence of the model RefSeq protein was modified relative to this genomic sequence to represent the inferred CDS: inserted 2 bases in 1 codon); this translates as MAPLSHTLALLAMTVATVAIKVVPLGMARDSFDDQYGGCRHATTAALPALNCFEFRQNLLFAQVWAKAEAEWHKRGSPVSPLVSPRHAIALMAYTTTDIYKEFNVAVRAAGRSRQEYRNNFHFKTLHFLLTKALVALRHAQKTMCHHVFRGVRDVRFQTRXVFGQCTSMLLRKEMTPQYGTDTIFEVHTCHGVDIQAFSFNLSNREMAVSVFKMGMDGSTDVKFVTEPWWLDENI